One genomic segment of Vidua chalybeata isolate OUT-0048 chromosome 36, bVidCha1 merged haplotype, whole genome shotgun sequence includes these proteins:
- the KDM6B gene encoding LOW QUALITY PROTEIN: lysine-specific demethylase 6B (The sequence of the model RefSeq protein was modified relative to this genomic sequence to represent the inferred CDS: deleted 1 base in 1 codon), with protein sequence MHRAVEPLGGRAGRDPFAVGSLGCGGGWAGCPPRAWLPPPRCSSSLGPAPLPPHLTPPPSGNGGPPLPHKAFYPPGAPPRAPLDPLQGCVRALQPWDPPGPEATPELEEPPSCHHGRHRGHRPGDIGHRGDIGHRHGGDGGHRGDVIGGHRGDIAARIGRLQQAQLWSFPPGPVSPPRARALPPLQQVWSLLHPEKRTFPAKRGGAQLKRGAAPPDPPAGQPLPPAQPPPPPPEDLPTPLKRRRSGSPQGGCGALPPPGPPPGPPPPFPLPPGLWSPLPPAEAWAPPRRHPDRQEQRLVAPPFPPPPPVPPRPSPCVPPGPLPSDLRASGAGGAPPAPPSRSPAAPTACVPCAPPRAPPRTPATSTRPPRGAPDHRYQPPEPPGPGGASGGVPAPHLPPAPPPCCAPQEPLPAPPLPWLKDPGGGDPLDEILFGGPPPKGGAGGADPPLGGSPGSFPDPSTTSTGGGAPQTPPFPYPDKEEEEEEPPAHHHQPPPGDFWLGTPPHPPLPPPPLSEGPPDASGTPPRPPPPPAPPISSGVPFPKSTPAPPPTPPHPEPPPPPLPPPAPPSSDPPGVPPRLFDFGAPPLDDQFEEPPEFAKILPDGLANIMKMLDESIRQEEDEGGVAPPPPPPPPPPPPPPAPPLLARPKAPPFGAPPGHGDPPDPPRLYPFGKRDDPKTSPFYPKPPPAEKPCAGGGGGGAPKPTPPSPRPPTPPQLATSPPGWGPPALAVPPPGRSESEALEEISRACETLAEQAGRPSPPSPDTPPKLGPGGGRRHRRPPSRHRDLRRGPPRRRHPRKEEREREQQQREQQQQRERPVLATLDLQSPGVQEKGGPPPRLETKGGGPPNNSNGAPPAAPPAGPPPAFVSSADLLKLRSLGEGPPKELKIRLIKVESGAGGPGGIPGLGGGPGGDASEAAEPRGLPLAQLTIRHSAAEVVRASKQARLKGPFRESYLCPAQSVKPRIDAREQLPRDKLNPPTPSIYLESKRDAFSPVLLQFCTDPKNPITVIRGLAGSLRLNLGLFSTKTLVEASGEHAVEVRTQVQQPSDQNWDLSGTRQVWPCESSRSHTTIAKYAQYQASSFQESLQEDKDSEDEEAEEPDSTTETPPSPPDQKSHQIIKFGTNIDLSDAKRWKPQLQELLKLPAFMRVSSTGNMLSHVGHTILGMNTVQLYMKVPGSRTPGHQENNNFCSVNINIGPGDCEWFAVHEHYWETISAFCDRHGVDYLTGSWWPILEDLYRSNIPVYRFVQRPGDLVWINAGTVHWVQATGWCNNIAWNVGPLTAYQYQLALERYEWNEVKNVKSIVPMIHVSWNVARTVKISDPDLYKMIKYCLLQSIKHCQVQRESLVRAGKKIAYQGRVKDEPAYYCNECDVEVFNILFVTSETGGRNTYLVHCEGCARRRGGGLAGVIVLEQYKTEELMQIYDGFTLVTPPTPR encoded by the exons ATGCATCGCGCCGTGGAGCCCCTGGGGGGCCGGGCCGGACGGGACCCCTTCGCCGTGGGGAGCCTGGGCTGCGGCGGGGGCTGGGCCGGCTGCCCCCCCCGGGCCTGGCTGCCGCCCCCCAG GTGCTCCTCCAGCCTCGGCCCGGCGCCGCTGCCCCCCCACCTGACGCCCCCCCCCAGCGGAAATGGggggccgcccctcccccacaaGGCCTTCTACCCCCCGGG agcccccccccgggcccccctGGACCCCCTCCAGGGCTGTGTCCGGGCGCTGcagccctgggacccccccgGCCCCGAGGCCACCCCCGAGCTGGAGGAGCCCCCGAGCTGCCACCACGGGCGGCACCGCGGCCACCGGCCCGGGGACATCGGCCACCGAGGGGACATCGGCCACCGCCATGGGGGGGACGGCGGCCACCGCGGGGACGTCATCGGTGGCCACCGAGGGGACATCGCCGCCCGCATCGGGCGCCTGCAGCAg gcccAGCTCTGGAGTTTCCCCCCgggccctgtgtcccccccccggGCTCGGGCCCTGCCCCCCCTCCAGCAGGTCTGGAGCCTGCTGCACCCTGAG aaaaGGACGTTCCCGGCCAAAAGGGGGGGGGCGCAGCTGAAGAGGGGGGCGgccccccccgacccccccgcggggcagcccctcccccccgcccagccccccccgcccccccccgaGGACCTGCCCACCCCCCTCAAACGGCGCCGCAGCGGCAGCCcccag gggggctgtggggcgctgcccccccccgggcccccccctGGGCCCCCCCCTCCGTTCCCGCTGCCCCCGGGGCTGTGGagccccctccccccagccgaGGCCTGGGCCCCCCCCCGGCGCCACCCGGACAGACAG GAGCAGCGGCTGGTGGCCCCCCCGTtcccgccgcccccccccgtgcccccccggccgtccccgtgtgtccccccGGGTCCCCTCCCAAGTGACCTTAGGgccagcggggccgggggggcgccccccgccccccccagCCGCTCACCAGCAGCACCGACCGCCTGCGTGCCTTGTGCCCCCCCCCGGGCACCCCCCCGGACCCCCGCCACCAGCACCCGCCCCCCCCGCGGC GCTCCCGACCACCGCTACCAACCTCCGgagccgccggggccggggggggccaGCGGGGGGGTCCCCGCCCCCCACCtgccccccgcccctcccccctgCTGCGCCCCCCAGGAGCCACTCCCCGCCccccccctgccctggctgaaGGACCCGGGGGGGGGTGACCCCCTGGACGAGATCCTTTTCGGGGGACCCCCGCCCaaggggggggcggggggggctgATCCCCCTTTGGGGGGGTCGCCGGGATCTTTCCCGGaccccagcaccaccagcacgGGGGGGGGcgccccccagacccccccttTCCCTTACCCGGacaaggaggaagaggaggaggagccccCCGCCCACCACCACCAACCCCCCCCCGGCGATTTTTggctggggacccccccccaccccccgtTACCGCCGCCCCCCCTCTCCGAGGGCCCCCCCGATGCCTCAGGAA ctcccccgcgcccccccccgcccccagccccccccatTTCTTCGGGGGTCCCCTTTCCAAAGAGcacccccgcccctccccccacccccccgcaCCCCGAGCCCCCTCCCCCGCCTTTACCCCCCCCTGCCCCGCCCTCCTCCGAccccccgggggtccccccCCGCCTCTTCGATTTCGGGGCCCCCCCCTTGGACGATCAATTCGAGGAGCCCCCCGAGTTTGCCAAAATCTTGCCCGACGGCCTGGCCAACATCATGAAGATGCTGGACGAGTCCATCcggcaggaggaggatgagggggGGGTcgcccctcccccgccccctcccccgccccccccaccccccccacccgCCCCCCCACTCCTGGCCCGCCCCAAAGCCCCTCCTTTCGGGGCCCCCCCGGGCCACGGCGaccccccggaccccccccgCCTTTACCCCTTCGGCAAACGGGAcgaccccaaaacctcccctttttaccccaaaccccctcctgCCGAAAAGCCCTGcgcagggggcggggggggcggcgcccccaaacccaccccccCTTCCCCACGCCCCCCCACGCCCCCCCAACTCGCTACCTCACCCCCCGGCTGGGGCCCCCCCGCGCTGGCCGTGCCCCCCCCGGGCCGCAGCGAGTCGGAGGCGCTGGAGGAGATCAGCCGGGCCTGCGAGACCCTGGCCGAGCAAGCCGGCCGGCCCAGCCCCCCCTCGCCGGACACCCCCCCGAAATTAGGGCCGGGGGGCGGCCGCCGTCACCGCCGCCCCCCCTCGCGCCACCGGGATCTCCGCCGGGGGCCCCCCCGGCGCCGGCACCCCCGGAAAGAGGAGCGGGAACGGGAACAGCAGCAGcgggaacagcagcagcagcgggagcGTCCCGTGCTGGCCACGCTGGACCTGCAGAGCCCCGGCGTGCAGGAGAAagggggacccccccccaggcTGGAAACGAAAGGGGGGGGTCCCCCCAACAACAGCAACGGCGCCCCCCCCGCGGCTCCCCCCGCGGGACCCCCGCCCGCCTTCGTCAGCTCGGCCGACCTGCTGAAGCTGCGCTCGCTGGGCGAGGGGCCCCCCAAAGAGCTCAAGATCCGCCTGATCAAGGTGGAGAGCGGCGCCGGGGGGCCTGGGGGGATCCCCGGGCTCGGGGGGGGCCCCGGCGGCGACGCCTCGGAGGCGGCGGAGCCCCGGGGGCTGCCCCTGGCTCAGCTGACCATCCGGCACAGCGCCGCCGAGGTGGTGCGGGCCAGCAA GCAGGCGCGGCTGAAGGGGCCGTTCCGCGAGTCCTACCTGTGCCCCGCGCAGTCGGTGAAGCCGCGCATCGACGCGCGGGAGCAGCTCCCGAGGGACAAGCTCAACCCCCCCACGCCCAGCATCTAC CTGGAGAGCAAACGCGACGCCTTCTCGCCCgtgctgctgcagttctgcacCGACCCCAAGAACCCCATCACCGTCATCCGGGGCCTGGCGGGGTCCCTGCGCCTCA acCTGGGGCTGTTCAGCACCAAGACCCTGGTGGAGGCCAGCGGCGAGCACGCGGTCGAGGTGCGCACGCAGGTGCAGCAGCCCTCGGACCAGAACTGGGACCTGTCGGGGACGCGCCAGGTGTGGCCCTGCGAGAGCAGCCGCTCGCACACCACCATCGCCAAGTACGCCCAGTACCAGGCCTCCTCCTTCCAGGAGTCCCTGCAG GAGGACAAGGACAGCGAGGACGAGGAGGCCGAGGAGCCCGACAGCACCACCGAGACCCCGCCCAG cccccccgaCCAGAAATCCCACCAGATCATCAAGTTCGGGACCAACATCGACCTGTCGGACGCCAAGAG GTGGAAGccgcagctgcaggagctgctgaagctgcCGGCGTTCATGCGCGTGTCCTCCACGGGGAACATGCTGAGCCACGTGGGCCACACCATCCTGGGCATGAACACCGTGCAGCTCTACATGAAAGTGCCCGGCAGCCGCACCCCCG GCCACCAGGAGAACAACAACTTCTGCTCGGTGAACATCAACATCGGCCCTGGCGACTGCGAGTGGTTCGCGGTGCACGAGCACTACTGGGAGACCATCTCCGCCTTCTGCGACAG GCACGGCGTGGACTACCTGACGGGCTCGTGGTGGCCCATCCTGGAGGACCTGTACCGCTCCAACATCCCGGTGTACCGGTTCGTGCAGCGCCCCGGCGACCTGGTGTGGATCAACGCCGGCACCGTGCACTGGGTGCAGGCCACGGGCTGGTGCAACAACATCGCCTGGAACGTGGGGCCACTGACTg cgTACCAGTACCAGCTGGCCCTGGAGCGCTACGAGTGGAATGAGGTGAAGAACGTCAAGTCCATCGTGCCCATGATCCACGTGTCCTGGAACGTGGCCAGGACCGTCAAGATCAGCGACCCCGACCTCTACAAGATGATCAA GTACTGCCTGCTGCAGTCCATCAAGCACTGCCAGGTGCAGCGCGAGAGCCTGGTGCGCGCGGGGAAGAAGATCGCCTACCAGGGCCGCGTCAAGGACGAGCCGGCCTACTACTGCAACGAGTGCGAC GTGGAGGTGTTCAACATCCTGTTTGTGACGAGCGAGACGGGCGGGCGCAACACGTACCTGGTGCACTGCGAGGGCTGCGCGCGGCGCCGCGGGGGCGGCCTGGCCGGCGTCATCGTCCTCGAGCAGTACAAGACCGAGGAGCTGATGCAGATCTACGACGGCTTCACCCTG GTGACGCCGCCGACCCCCAGATGA